attaaCCATTAGGTTTCACCTTTGTTGTTTTGGATCAATATTTTATGCATagacattataaaattttatgttccATCCattatttaaaatcttaaaaattaattaacttattttcatTATGTGTCATCATGTGTATAAACTTATACATCTTAATTGCATCAAATATAAAatctattattttttgttaattttttctaagcatgtttttatttgctaatttatgtatatatgttatcaAGTTCAACATGGATGCTTTTAACATAATTAGAAATTTGGTTAAATTGATAtcattaattaattgaattttaatttaattaaaaatttattaaaaatttatgtttttctttttacaaatcGGTATTACTACAATGAAAAAATTTGTCCGTcacacataaaaacatttaaacttGACATcttagtatttaaaatttttgacttTGCCGTTTCAACTAAAACTTATTTTGATTTTTacataaacttttaaaaaatatatttttatataatttttttcacctACATCATGAATGTATCATAATTtagtataataaaatatgtaacgAGTTGAATTCTAACTTTGAAGATTAAAGcggatttttttttgtaaacaaaattttaaaactcttaaactttaattaatttaaactcaAATCAAGTTTTAGTTTTTCAGTTTGCCTTTAAATTTATGTCtaagtaaactattaaaaaaagttaaaatgtgttgttaattagtctttaaatttttatcaaaataccctACTAAATAAATTTAGTCCCtctaattaaaaacttaaaaattaagtcctcacactttttcatatttaaaattttcagtacaaatattaaaattgtaattttttgtcaaaatttgttagcttgaaattttgattaggtTGACAAAAAATAAACATGATAAGTTTACAAATTTTAAACAGAAATTACCAAGATAATGGATAAAACTAGAATTCTATACAAGTACAAGGATTAACAACATAtttaaaagaacaaaaacaaTTAGATTGAAATAAGGGTTAAGGGAGTTCATTTAACAAAAGTAAATTTAGTTGAAGGACTTGAATAGTTATTTAgccaatttaaaaatataagcaAAATTTGTCCTATCTAAAAGCAAAGAAAATAGGCATAGAGGTTCCCAATAAAGCAAGGGGGATTGAAAGCCAGCTGTTACAATGAAAATATGACAGATCTGGTACGGGCAGGAGTAGGGTCTGGGAAATATGGGTTCGAAAGAAAATATTTGCAGGTGGGGGCAGGGTAGGGTCCCTAACTGTACTTTGTCTGAAATCATTTCCTGTCTTTTTTACCCTTATTGAGCTGGCATGCCCCCCATGTGACATCtactctccttttttttcttacaTAACCATGATTTGTCGTTTTCTCAACCTTTTACTGttttattaaaatacaaaatttaacttaatattaatcaactgttttattagttttattataTGATAGTgaactttttttatataattaatttctaTTGTTCGAACTTGCATTctcttttatataataataacaaattgatcaaaatattattttaatcgaTTATCAATTTGAAACAGGCCAAAATAACAAACCAAATTAGATCCATAATCGAAAAAAATCACCCAAATTGAAGGTGACTAAACCGAATTGGTCTCCTCTATTTATACACCCTATTAATTTCAAATCTCACTTTTTttgctaaaaatattaattttatagtaCATTCTCAAGCTATAACCCtcgttttaaattaatttctaaacattaaaatattttaattatgttcttaAATTATCAAAGTTAAATCAATAAGAGTCTACTattactaaaatcattaatttaactaTCAAATGAGACATCAAATCTTATATGGcataatttaaaatgtaaaatttaaatagaaataaatattatcaaaagaatattgtaaaaaatcttaattttgaagtttttaaaacttttacaaaagctTTTATTGttcactctcttttttttttcaattttactttatttttagttttaacttttaaaggtacaattcttttaaaaatttcattttaaattatgttatataagaTTTGATGTATTTTTTAACGATTAATTAGTagttttaataatataatgaCTTGATCGATATAGCATGATAGTTTTAGAATGTACTGAGAATATGTTGAAGCTTAGGATCAATTTATAACAAAAATATCATAGTTTGATAACGTCTAGTGCATTTAactctaaaaaaacaaaaatcaaagttGATATAAAGTTTGATTTTATTGgtttttaattgctttttttgtaGGTGACAAATCAAGTATTTAGGTACGCTAAGAAAGCGGGGGCAAGCTACATCAACAAGCCTAAAATGCGACACTACGTGCATTGCTACGCCCTACATTGTCTCGATGAGGAAGCGTCGAATGCGCTGCGGAGAGCTTTCAAGGAGCGAGGCGAGAACGTCGGGGCATGGAGACAAGCCTGCTACAAACCACTAGTTTCGATTGCGGCTCGCCAAGGTTGGGACATCGATGCCATCTTCAACGCCCATCCTCGTCTCGCTATTTGGTACGTCCCGACTAAGCTTCGACAGCTTTGTCATGCCGAACGTAATGGTGCTGCTGTCGTTGCCGCTGCTTCGAGCTCGGTTTCTGGTGGACATGATCATATGGGGTTCTAAAaagcttttgattttatattaatCAGTTGAGGATTTTAGATTATATGTATGGTTTAAGTTGGAACTGAATTAGAAACTTTGAGAATTAATgtagtttagtttagtttagcGTCTCTAGATTTTAGGTTTATCAGATTGTATAATGTATACTGTACATTATTTCGAACTGAACTTAATTTAAGCAAGAAATTGTCTGCCTTTGTTTTCAAGTCTCTCGCTGTATAATAATCGATTGGTTAAATTTTTCTATCAGTCCTTGTACTTTATGGAAGTtgtgaatttaatatttatacttttcgaatttttaaattgcaatattcaccgaatattattattaaatttattaagttaaattctACTGCTTCCAAAATCTGATGgaacaaacatattatcatatatgtaatGATATGTCagtttgttattttcacataatacTCGCTAAAAATTTAGTTTATGGATTAATGACTTGTGTTTGTGCCAAATATAGGACCTTAGAAtgatttaattgataatataaactaaatatacaaatatatgtgtaatataggattagtaattgaattttaaaaaatagatttaactGCAATTATTTGGattaggattaaaattttaaaattcaaaaattattataactaaaattaatcaaGTCAAAcaatataagaattaaaattggtcaaataaaAGTAGATAAACTAAACCCACAACTTCCATAATATAGTAATAGATATAGTGAAAACTTGATTAGGTTTCTAAGATGCtcgaattagatattaaaatgcATCAATCTAACTCTCTCGATAATTTGAGTGGTTTAAATTCAATCTTAACTTGACaattactgaaataattttttttgttaaattgaagGGTTTTTTTGGTCTTTTATTTATCTTCTGTTATTATTGGAGAATTCTTAATATAAAACTCGTCGGTATCCAAAATTTTTAAACCTGTTGAACTGTTACAGTTAAGATCAAAAGGTTTTGAAATACCGTTTGGATAATTTTCCCGCCAAAAAATGGAGAATCGACGGAGATTACAGGATTCGGCATCTGAATCAACTTCTTCGATCGGCGCAAAGCTTACGAGACTAGCTTCGCGGCAGGAGGAAGTGAAGATTGCTTATCACCAACTCAAATCGCAGATCAAAATCGGTTTGGCCGAAGTATTTGCTTCTGATTTTCGTGATTTTCCTCTCGTTTGATTTCGTgtttttttgaagaaattaaaacGATGAATCGctgttgattttgttttttttttcaggcAGAGGATGTCTTCTCTTCCTTGGCGATTCCTTTGATGAAGTTGGTTGGTTTGAAAACAGAGGAAATGGCTGAAGAAGGACGGTTCACCGCGATCATCGTCGATGCTGATTTCTCTCCTGTAATCTAGAAATTTTGAAAAACTAAATCAGTAAACAAATAACAATTCTAAGATtaggttttaaatttgaattttggtttcATGGCAGAGCCAGGAATTCCATAGGAATGGTCTGAGTCTCACACCTGAATCACCAACTGCAGCTGGAGGAGAATGGAACGATCAGATTTACAAAAAGGTAGtttaatacataaattttcaTTCTGCAAGaacatttaaatacatttatCAAGTTCAAAATCTCTAATCTTTCTTTTAGCTTATTATCAAATCAGTTAGGGAAAGTATTGTCAAGTATCTCCTGGCATCCATTTTTTGTACCTTAAAGTCCTCTCACCTCTAATCATTCAttagctaaaattttacattagaAAAGTTAGGAATAAGGATCTAAATCAACGAGAAAAGCTTAGCCAAGAATATTGGGCTTTATGGTGAGGTTTTAATACATAACTACCCTCGTAGACTACATTCAAATGTTATCAATGTATATAATCCGATGAAGATTATCTTGCTCCTACTTTTTTTTTGATTTGGATTGGAGCTTCTGCCATGGTGTTGTATAGCCAAAGAGAATATTTGATGTCATTTCTCTTGGGTCAAATTATGTTTTTCATCCATGTATTATACTCATTTTCGggaatttaattcttatattttaatttgacataattaaatattcatattatattttagatcaCTAATATCTTTAGAAAGATTTTGTTGGTTGAATGATgtggaatttttaaatttttttaaagaactcAAACTTGAAACTTCGTTTTTTTTTATATCTGTGAAAGTATGGTAATTAAAATAGTGGTTTTCCACTATTTTGTCATTCAAGAACAATTTCAGGTTAgcctctttgtttttctttttaatatattcTATATTAGCCTACTATTGGATTTTTTAATGATGTCAGTGATGATATTAACAAtagtagaaaaaaaaaatacaagttgaGTATTATACACCTTTGTATTACACATTCAATAACCCAGTTTTTTATCCTTGCAGGAAGAAaactgtgctgctaaggcaataaTAGCAGGCAAAGAATTTTATGAGAAGCAAGAAACACAGTTACTGCAGCTTGTCCACCTGCTTAGACAAGTGGAAAACCAAGTCAATTCTCACCAGGATGACATTCTTCAAAGCCTTGCCACTCAACGGGGCTCCCTTCAAAACCTTTTCCGCAAAGCAGTTTATTATATATCTGCTTTTCATAGTCAAAACCATGACATCTTTCTAATCACGCAGAAGCTTCTTCAACTCATATTTTATAAAACAGATGCAGTACTTAGCTCAGTTGAAGATAACGTGCAGGGACTAATGGAAGACTTAGCTGAACGAATGTGTAACCCAATGGTAGAGTATGTCAAAGGCCTGAGAGCTGATTTGAAGATTGGAACATGTGCACGTTTGCTGGACACTGTGGATGAGATGGAAAGATGTATGAGAAATGGTAGGATTGAGTTAGAGGAAGCAAGGAAGAAGGTCAGAGTAGCAGAGGAGGGGAGGATCAAGGCACTGTGCAAGTTAAAGGAGACCGAAGAAAAAGTTAGGAAAATGAAGCAATACCATGAGTTCATTGCTGCAATACAAAACCATCATATTGAACAACTTGCCTCAAGCAAGGTTTAACTTTCCTGCCTTTTTGTGCTTTGTAATTGTGGTTCATTGCTTTCCAGACTAGAGAGATGCATGGGTACAGCTTAAGGCCTGCCACTAATAATTGCTGCCCCTAATAACTTGGTTTGAGTAAATTAGTCAAATTTAGGTAAAAGCATCGTGGAGACCACTGTATTAgaagtcagattgtattttgatCCCTGtacttaaaaaatgagtaaattaattccTATACGTTAGAACTAAGAGCAAactaattttttctattaaaattttcatcaactTCTTTTGTTAAAAACTAGCATGGTTGATAAAATAGACAGACAGTTATACATGGGTGCCATGTGTACCTTATCTTAATGCATAGGAACTAGCTTCTAACAATAAAAATGATGGAATTTTTAATAAAGGACAAATTTGTTCTTTAATTTAACGTATAGAggttaatttgctcatttttttagtaaaatggacaaaatgtaatctaacttCGGGACTCATGGTACTTTTTTCCGTCAGATTTAATGATTAGAAGGCAATTGAAGTCATTGTTTCACTTTCTCCTCATGTTCTTTTGAATATGTCAGGGTATCACTTGGTCCACTAGTAAGGTAGAAACAGAGGCAAATGTGCTCGGTATAGTAATTGATTGATATAATCTCTTTTCTTACTGTTTTATTTGTATAAAGTTGTTAGGCGTGGAGGAAGCTAATGCAAACGATAACAATCTAGTATGGGAACTAGAGAGGAAGATGAGGAAATTTCGAACACCTGGGAGTCCAATGGGGCCTAAAGAACTTGTCTACCATGAGAGAAAAAAGAAGCACCATCAATCTACAAGAGCAAGGTCTTCATTATATCACAGGTCAGTGATTCAGAATAATGTGCAAGCTCTGGGTCCAGAAACCACATGCGTCGACGCTCGGATCCCCTTAGGTTTATCACCTTCATCGGCAGTGCAGCAAGTGGTTTCACGCAAGCGCATCAACCCCTACCCCTTCAATCCTTGATGTCATGTAAGTGGTTTCATGATTTTTCACTATTTCGAATTTAAATGATCAAATGGACCCCGGTTTTATTATCCTACTGTTGTGTGTGACCGCTTTTGAGAAAGATTAGGAAACTTTTAAACCAAGCAGTTGATGAAACATGctgttaatttcatgttttaatgtgCATCAAATATTATTTCAAGACCATTCGTATTATATCTGTCATATTATTTCGTACATTCACATCGGGTTTAAATGACAAGTTGGAGTGATACCCGAAGGAACCAACTAGATTCAGCAATATTTCAGATCTATCAATTCTTAAAAGCTGTCCCACTGTCATGGCTTAATTTGAGATCTAGAGTGTATGATTAGTTGGACAGCTAAATTTGGTCAAGAGGTGAGAAGGTTAGTTTGGGTGaagtgtattttttattttatcctttATGCTTTTTTATTCTTCATACTTAGAGTTTCTGCTGTCTTTAGTCTCAACAATGTTATTTTTAAAGTTCAAATATATATTCTCTACTTgagaatttaatatattttattattgcaTATAACacttttgatgtttgatgaagtatatgattatgttaaaatttattttagtttatttgtaACATGTCCATAAATGCATACTGGGTTGATGTTAGTTTTTGtattatgttaaattttacaTAGTTTATAATAATtcgatttaaataataatttatatatttattttgattcgTGATTTGTGTTAAAGCATATATGTTGTACATACAATTATTCACTTATCAGTATTTaggtaaatgaattaatttataaatgGGTCTAGGATTAAGTAAATTTGGATCCTATCTGAATCATTGTTAGTCTGAATAATTACATCTCTATTTTTAGGAGTCAATTCAGTTCCAATAGTCAAGACAAACATAATAGTCTTAATATGAGTCATTTGCTCATTATGACCCTATAGAGTTTAGaccgtttagattatctattaaTCATCTTCTCCATTACACATAATTCTTATGATACaacttaatattaattaagtgaattaatatttacttaatcattttatttttcatgaaaaaaaaaacatttaggacattcatataaaaaatattaaataatcatataaaaattttattaattcaaatagtTTGAAATATTATAAGTAATATATGACGGAATAATTACATTAAGGGCACAAATTCTATCAAACAAATTCACCCTCAAGTCAATTATGAAGATAAACCACAGATTGATACTTGAGTTAAATATGAGTTAATGCCTGAGTTAAACATGAGTTGTGACACATAAATCAGATTGAAGATACAAAGATTGTCATTTCACAAGTTACAACTCTTGTTGATGAGATAGCACACTGCTACATTCCCTTTAACAAACCTGATAGAAGTTGACCACGAGAGAATGGAGTAAGGGAAGAAATAATGAAGTCTTGATGTTTATTTGTGGTGTTAATGATTTCTCATGTTTCGATTACAGTTCTATTTTTCTTGCTTTTTGGTTTACTTGTTTTACAGCTTGTTGTCACAAGAATCACCATAATCTGCCTGGCCAAAAAAGATATATGGTTTATGCTTGTTGTTATTTGTGCTACTTTTGATTGTGGTTTTTGAGATGCTATTACAAAGGAGAGACATGCTTAGGGGAGTATATTGCACAATGGTTatgactttttcttttcttttttactgtTCTTTTTGATAGACTACTTCTATGCGTAGGATTGTGGTGCTGTTATTTTGACGTTTGTGATAAAAAGGGGGAGAAGTGATGATAGGAGGAGAGAAGAATGTGgattctaattttcttttttttttttggggggggtgtGGTGGTTGAGGGAGGGATGAATCTGtggattttttttcatgtttcaatgtttTTCTGAAGGTTTTTCTTTTACTACAAGTTTTCTTGAAAAATGTCAAATCGAAAAATTGTTAATGTACAAAAATTGTGGTTCACATTATGGTTCAACATGTAGACACATCACAGCTCATGTGTTGTACGCAATTTATGCATCATTTCGATAAATTAACAGTTTTGACTTACAAGCTTATTATTTAGCCCTTAAGCTATGCTTTTAAGCAGCAAAAACTCaattatttgatttgttattaaagaaataaattactAATGATGAAATATGGTGCGGTAATTGTTCATCTCACTCCTTAATCGTGAGATTTGGGATTTAGtttcaggggcgaagccagaaaatttttttaggggaggccggatgaaattttaattttttatagtttatatttttataatttgtaaaggattaaattgaatttttataattttagggcggaccaaagtgcaattttacttttactaatttaaaatttttaaaaaatttcaagggcctaaaatgaaattttctattttagggggggCTGGGGCCATGCCACCCCCCCGGCTACGCCTCTATTTGGTTTGTTTATGGGAATGAAGCACATTTTATGACTAATCATTACTTCTTTGAATAGCATTCACAGTAAGAAAATTAGTTATTATTATCGACGATAGACACTTTGGTTATATTTGTATGCAaattaataaattagtttattacaaattaaatttataattatcgttaaaattaaaaattttaagtgtgAACTTGAGATAGATATCATTATTATACGTTATTTTTGGACCAATGTGCGCTACATAAATTTTAATCTTGTGcgatttaaaactaaaaattttaagtgtgAACTTGAGATAAATATCATAACTATTTATTAACTTTGGACCAATTTCCACTGCATGAGTTTTAATCTTGTGGAATTAAGTTAGAGGTGATTATGGGGCGTGTTGGACCgtaacaaaattttaagcccgtTTGATAGGCCTTAGGCTTGGTCTAAAAATGGGTATAAAATTTTACCTTGGACCgtaacaaaattttaagcccgtTTGATAAGCCTTAGGCTTGGTCTAAAAATGggtataaaattttatctttaagTCCGGCCCagataaaaacattaaaacatgaacCCGACTCgaccatattaaattttttatatagaaataaattttaaaaatataatacatcaaatacactaaaaacattaaaataaatgtttactaacaaattgaaaataaattttttttaaaaaaggtctTAGTAACACTAAAATAGgcacaacttaacaagcaaatgcctctaaaataataacaaaattaataataaaacaagaattatacaatatccaaacaataacaataatagtgaaatgatagcaaaataatggaaaaacaatagcagttttttttttttgcaagttCGGGTTGGGTCTTGCTCGAGGTCCGactcattttctaaacgggccttattttttgtataaactcattttttgagcctatattttttctcaaaccctctcacttttcggGACGAACTTTCGGGTCGGGTCGAGCCGCCCGATTCATGATCAGGTCTAGATtacatatatgaattttaatttgattcaattttcacaaataacaATGTAGCAccattttatatttacatatttcataaaaaaattattatatttattcaatttgataaataaatgtattaatttatgagATGTGTATaatagaatcaaaatcaaagtttcataaTACAGTTAAATCATAATCAAAGTTTCATATctataattacaccaaatcatAGATCATTTATCACATTGCATATTTTATCAAAGTATATatgtaaatttgatatttatcgtTTGTCAACTTGAAACTAAAAATCAATTACGtaaatattctttaaaattttaaactaataaagTTATCCGTACTTTTATTTAGAATTCACATTatattattctaattaaaattagtaaaatttaaataatatattttttattaaccaatttaaaattaaaagtaattaaaatttttatacctATGTAACctttagtaatttattttaattttaaatgaactaaatatataaaattatagtcAATGGGTTTAATTAAAGAATAGTTGTTTAACTTAcaattaaatcattaattttttttcttttctcggGAATGTTCGTGCATGAAGGGGAGAAACTGAGGTCTTATATAGTCTTAGAAACTGGAAATCTTGTAAGCTGGTAAGCTTTCTAATATCACTGTATTATCAGAATTAAGTAAAAGAATGTAGTTAAAAATTTCAGTTGATTATTGATTCTGTTCTATTTTGAGTAAAGTGGCGGACAACCATTTATATCGCCCTTGCATACAAAGAGATTATGATTTTTATGATAACGAATGGTCTTAGTTGGATTCTGAAATAGTTGTTATGTTGTATCAACTAAGGAGACTCGTGTTACAAGGGAAAAAGGCTTAGTAGATGGATGTGGCGTACCTTCAGGTGAGTTCTAAAAGTGAAGAATCAACTCAAGGCTGAAGCAGAGGTAACGTGTTATATGCGGTGTGTTTAAAGATATACAATCGTTGAGTGTGttatgttgaaaatttgatgtATTGTGGCTGCGTGTGGTAAGATAGATAAATACTCATTTGGTAGTGAGTTATCCAGGATGAATGAATGAAATGTTGgcataatgcatgttgtgaaaggATATGGGGTAGTATGGCTGAGAGTAATTATGACTATGTTGCTTGAATGGTATGATTGGCGGCGCATTATATGTCACACGATAGGCAATATTCGTTGGCTGAGTGTTTGAGTATGTTATGCATTATATTTATGTGCTTGGAGGAAGTTTGGATGGTCATGCATGAGATTGCATATGCATTATATTTATGTGGCTTTGTGGGAGGTTCAGTTGGATTGAGCCAAGAATGGAGATTCAAAATGGTACAAAGAAAGGTGCGCACCAATATATAAGAGCCCCCTTGTGTGGGACGTATAAAAGTCCTTAGTGGGACGAATGGAAATCTATGGACATAGCAATACCGTATATGTGGAAACCCGTGAGGACTATCCAAAATGTGGGAAATCCGTCAAGACTATTTTTTGTGAAAGTCTGTCAGGACTATCTAATATGGGAAATGTTCGCCAGGACTGATGTTGTGAGGAAAGTTCACTAGAAGTATCTTGTAAACATGATTTCACCTTATGTCCGTTTGTATGAGTCCGCAAAAAGGTGATTTATTATTTTGGGTAGGCCATTGTGCCCGTGGTAGCAAATAAACTGAGGCGGATATAAATTATGACGATCTCTCGGCTTATTCTTACAGTTTTGCAGCTACCATAGTTGTGGAATTCATTTTGGTGAAAGTTGCAAGTTCGGTTAGAGATTCAAATCTAAATTTAT
The Gossypium hirsutum isolate 1008001.06 chromosome A07, Gossypium_hirsutum_v2.1, whole genome shotgun sequence genome window above contains:
- the LOC107953589 gene encoding uncharacterized protein translates to MENRRRLQDSASESTSSIGAKLTRLASRQEEVKIAYHQLKSQIKIGLAEAEDVFSSLAIPLMKLVGLKTEEMAEEGRFTAIIVDADFSPSQEFHRNGLSLTPESPTAAGGEWNDQIYKKEENCAAKAIIAGKEFYEKQETQLLQLVHLLRQVENQVNSHQDDILQSLATQRGSLQNLFRKAVYYISAFHSQNHDIFLITQKLLQLIFYKTDAVLSSVEDNVQGLMEDLAERMCNPMVEYVKGLRADLKIGTCARLLDTVDEMERCMRNGRIELEEARKKVRVAEEGRIKALCKLKETEEKVRKMKQYHEFIAAIQNHHIEQLASSKLLGVEEANANDNNLVWELERKMRKFRTPGSPMGPKELVYHERKKKHHQSTRARSSLYHRSVIQNNVQALGPETTCVDARIPLGLSPSSAVQQVVSRKRINPYPFNP